A stretch of the Streptococcus oralis genome encodes the following:
- the obgE gene encoding GTPase ObgE, which translates to MSMFLDTAKIKVKAGNGGDGMVAFRREKYVPNGGPWGGDGGRGGNVVFVVDEGLRTLMDFRYNRHFKADSGEKGMTKGMHGRGAEDLRVRVPQGTTVRDAETGKVITDLIEHGQEFIVAHGGRGGRGNIRFATPKNPAPEISENGEPGQERELQLELKILADVGLVGFPSVGKSTLLSVITSAKPKVGAYHFTTIVPNLGMVRTQSGESFAVADLPGLIEGASQGVGLGTQFLRHIERTRVILHVIDMSASEGRDPYEDYLAINKELESYNLRLMERPQIIVANKMDMPESQENLKTFKEKLAANYDEFEELPAIFPISGLTKQGLATLLDATAELLDKTPEFPIYDESDMEEEAYYGFDEEEKAFEISRDDDATWVLSGEKLMKLFNMTNFDRDESVMKFARQLRGMGVDEALRARGAKDGDLVRIGKFEFEFVD; encoded by the coding sequence ATGAGTATGTTTTTAGATACAGCCAAGATTAAGGTTAAGGCTGGTAATGGTGGCGATGGCATGGTTGCCTTTCGCCGTGAAAAATATGTCCCTAATGGCGGTCCTTGGGGTGGTGATGGTGGACGAGGAGGTAACGTTGTTTTCGTGGTAGACGAAGGTTTGCGTACCTTGATGGATTTCCGCTATAACCGTCATTTCAAGGCTGATTCCGGTGAAAAAGGGATGACCAAAGGAATGCACGGACGTGGTGCAGAAGATCTTCGTGTTCGCGTACCACAGGGGACTACTGTACGTGATGCAGAAACTGGCAAAGTAATTACAGACTTGATTGAACATGGTCAAGAATTTATCGTGGCTCATGGCGGTCGAGGTGGTCGTGGAAACATCCGTTTTGCCACTCCCAAAAATCCTGCACCTGAAATCTCTGAGAATGGAGAACCAGGACAAGAACGTGAGTTGCAACTGGAATTGAAAATCTTAGCGGATGTCGGTTTGGTCGGTTTCCCATCTGTTGGAAAGTCAACTTTGCTTAGTGTCATCACTTCAGCTAAACCTAAAGTCGGTGCTTACCACTTTACGACGATTGTCCCTAATTTAGGTATGGTTCGTACGCAGTCAGGTGAATCTTTTGCAGTAGCAGATCTTCCAGGTTTGATTGAAGGGGCTAGTCAAGGTGTTGGTCTTGGAACCCAGTTTCTCCGTCATATTGAACGTACACGAGTTATCCTCCATGTCATCGATATGTCAGCTAGCGAAGGACGTGATCCTTATGAGGACTACCTTGCTATCAATAAAGAATTGGAATCTTATAACCTTCGTCTCATGGAACGTCCACAGATCATTGTAGCCAACAAGATGGATATGCCTGAAAGTCAGGAAAATCTTAAAACTTTCAAGGAGAAGTTGGCAGCAAACTACGACGAGTTTGAGGAACTTCCAGCTATCTTCCCTATTTCTGGATTGACCAAGCAAGGGTTGGCGACTCTTTTGGACGCGACAGCTGAATTGTTAGACAAGACTCCAGAATTCCCGATTTATGATGAATCCGATATGGAAGAAGAGGCTTACTATGGCTTTGACGAGGAAGAAAAAGCCTTTGAGATTAGTCGTGATGATGATGCGACATGGGTACTTTCTGGTGAAAAACTCATGAAACTCTTTAACATGACCAACTTTGACCGTGACGAATCGGTCATGAAGTTTGCCCGTCAGCTTCGTGGTATGGGGGTTGACGAAGCTCTTCGTGCACGTGGTGCCAAAGATGGTGACTTGGTCCGAATTGGTAAATTTGAATTTGAATTTGTAGACTAG
- a CDS encoding arginine repressor, which translates to MNKSEHRHQLIRALVSKNKIHTQAELQALLAENDIQVTQATLSRDIKTMNLSKVREEDNSYYVLNTGSISKWEKRLENYMEDALVMLRPVQHQVILKTLPGLAQSFGSVIDSLAFPDIVATLCGDDVCMIICEDATKAQACFESLKKYTPPFFFSE; encoded by the coding sequence ATGAACAAATCAGAACACAGACACCAACTTATCCGCGCCCTCGTTTCAAAAAACAAAATCCATACTCAAGCTGAATTACAAGCCTTATTAGCGGAAAATGATATCCAAGTTACTCAGGCTACCTTATCACGCGATATCAAAACCATGAACCTTTCAAAAGTGCGCGAAGAGGATAATTCTTACTATGTGCTAAATACAGGATCTATCTCCAAGTGGGAAAAACGTCTTGAAAACTATATGGAAGACGCTCTTGTTATGCTACGTCCTGTGCAACACCAGGTTATTTTGAAAACTTTACCCGGTTTAGCCCAATCATTTGGATCTGTAATTGATTCCTTGGCCTTTCCAGATATCGTTGCAACCCTTTGTGGAGACGATGTCTGCATGATTATCTGTGAAGATGCTACAAAAGCGCAAGCTTGTTTTGAGAGTCTCAAAAAATATACACCACCATTTTTCTTTAGTGAATAA
- a CDS encoding PspC domain-containing protein, translated as MKKLMRSGKDQKIGGVCAGVAHYFDIDPTIVRVIWAVLAFCYGTGVLAYIILWLIAPVSTDY; from the coding sequence ATGAAAAAATTAATGAGAAGCGGGAAAGATCAAAAAATTGGTGGAGTATGCGCAGGAGTTGCTCATTATTTTGATATCGATCCAACAATTGTTCGTGTCATTTGGGCTGTTCTTGCATTTTGTTATGGGACAGGAGTTCTTGCTTATATCATTTTATGGTTGATTGCACCAGTTTCGACAGACTATTAA
- a CDS encoding DUF4044 domain-containing protein yields the protein MAFGDNGKRKKTLFEKVTLVVVLIMLFVTLAGIFATALGAFSRF from the coding sequence ATGGCTTTTGGAGATAACGGAAAACGTAAGAAAACTTTGTTTGAAAAGGTGACGCTTGTTGTCGTGCTCATCATGTTGTTTGTAACCCTTGCTGGTATCTTTGCAACTGCGCTTGGAGCTTTTAGTAGATTCTAA
- a CDS encoding metal-sulfur cluster assembly factor, which yields MAYTEEQIETIKTRILNALEEVIDPELGIDIVNLGLIYEIRFDGETGHTEIDMTLTTMGCPLADLLTDQIHDAMTDVPEVTNTEVKLVWYPAWTVEKMSRYARIALGIK from the coding sequence ATGGCTTATACAGAAGAGCAAATTGAAACAATCAAAACACGCATTTTAAATGCCTTGGAAGAAGTCATCGACCCTGAGTTGGGGATTGATATTGTCAACCTAGGTTTGATTTATGAAATTCGTTTTGATGGTGAAACAGGTCACACTGAAATTGATATGACCTTGACAACTATGGGCTGCCCACTGGCTGACCTTTTGACAGACCAGATACATGATGCGATGACAGATGTGCCTGAGGTAACTAATACCGAGGTCAAATTGGTCTGGTATCCAGCTTGGACGGTTGAAAAAATGAGCCGATATGCACGTATCGCTCTAGGAATTAAATAA
- a CDS encoding Xaa-Pro dipeptidyl-peptidase, whose amino-acid sequence MRFNQFSYQPTTSSQRFEELEGLGLKLSPQLSLKRQFEDFIRWSFFTYSNTDYALSTLAADKETDLVTFFQSDRELTAEIFYTVVFQLLGFSYLVDFEDAEQFRNETGFSIVYGDLIENLYQLLNTRTKKGNTLIDQLVSDGLIPEDNHYHYFNGKSLATFSTHDVIREVVYVESRVDTDKDGLPDLVKVSVIRPRYDGQIPSVMTASPYHQGTNDKASDKALYKMEGELEVKPPHTIELEEPKLNLVEPHGQAEVVLEAEEKLSHINSSYTLNDYFLPRGFANLYVSGVGTKDSQGLMTNGDYQQIEAYKNVIDWLNGRCRAFTDHTRKRQIKADWSNGKVATTGISYLGTMSNGLATTGVDGLEVIIAEAGISSWYNYYRENGLVTSPGGYPGEDFDSLAELTYSRNLLGGDYIRGNEAHQADLEKVKEKLDRKTGDYNQFWHDRNYLLNAHKVQAEVVFTHGSQDWNVKPLHVYQMFHALPSHINKHLFFHHGAHVYMNNWQSIDFRESMNALLSKKLLGLDSSYQLPTVIWQDNIAPQRWQDLDNFGKQDELHTFSLGTEEKVIQNQYDQKDFDRYGKTYQSFNTELYQGKANQITIDLPVSQDLHLNGRVELKLRVKSSTNKGLLSAQLLELGQKKYLQPYPAVLSARTIDNGRYHMLENLCELPFNPSDQRVITKGYLNLQNRTNLLTIEEIQPNEWMDFKLELQPTIYKLKEGDTLRLVLYTTDFEITIRDNTDYQLTVDLAQSTLILPCQKV is encoded by the coding sequence ATGCGTTTTAATCAATTCAGCTATCAACCAACCACTAGTTCTCAACGATTTGAGGAATTAGAAGGTCTTGGTCTAAAGCTGTCACCCCAACTGTCCTTAAAAAGACAGTTTGAAGACTTCATTCGTTGGAGTTTTTTCACCTATTCTAACACGGATTATGCCTTGTCGACTTTGGCTGCGGATAAAGAAACAGATTTAGTAACTTTTTTCCAGTCAGACCGTGAGTTAACTGCAGAGATTTTCTACACAGTAGTTTTTCAACTTTTAGGATTTAGCTATCTTGTTGACTTTGAGGATGCTGAACAGTTCCGTAATGAAACTGGTTTTTCTATTGTTTATGGGGATCTCATTGAAAATCTTTATCAGTTACTCAATACGAGAACGAAAAAAGGAAATACGCTCATCGATCAGCTTGTTAGTGATGGACTCATTCCAGAAGATAATCACTACCACTACTTTAACGGTAAGAGCTTGGCAACCTTCTCTACTCATGATGTCATTCGTGAAGTCGTCTATGTCGAGAGCCGTGTGGATACTGATAAAGACGGACTCCCTGATTTAGTCAAAGTCAGCGTTATCCGCCCACGTTATGATGGACAGATTCCTTCAGTCATGACTGCCAGCCCTTATCACCAAGGGACCAACGACAAAGCCAGCGACAAGGCTCTCTACAAAATGGAGGGAGAGCTTGAGGTCAAACCGCCCCACACCATTGAACTTGAGGAACCTAAGCTGAATTTAGTTGAACCACATGGTCAAGCAGAAGTCGTCTTAGAAGCTGAAGAAAAGCTATCTCATATCAATAGCTCATACACACTCAATGACTACTTCCTCCCACGTGGATTTGCCAATCTCTATGTATCAGGTGTTGGAACCAAAGATTCTCAAGGTCTCATGACCAATGGTGACTACCAGCAGATTGAAGCATATAAAAATGTCATTGATTGGCTCAATGGTCGTTGTCGTGCTTTCACGGACCACACGCGCAAGCGCCAAATCAAGGCTGACTGGTCAAACGGCAAAGTCGCAACAACAGGTATTTCCTATCTAGGTACCATGTCTAATGGTCTCGCCACCACTGGTGTTGATGGTTTGGAAGTGATCATCGCAGAAGCAGGTATTTCCTCTTGGTACAACTACTATCGTGAAAATGGTCTGGTAACCAGCCCAGGTGGTTATCCAGGTGAGGATTTTGACTCACTTGCTGAATTGACCTACTCCCGCAATCTCTTAGGCGGTGACTATATTCGTGGCAATGAAGCTCATCAAGCAGACTTAGAAAAGGTTAAAGAGAAACTCGATCGCAAGACTGGTGACTACAATCAGTTTTGGCATGACCGCAACTATCTGCTCAATGCTCACAAGGTTCAAGCTGAGGTCGTCTTTACGCATGGTTCCCAGGATTGGAACGTCAAACCTCTTCATGTTTACCAGATGTTTCATGCCCTTCCTAGCCATATCAATAAGCACCTCTTTTTCCATCATGGTGCCCATGTTTATATGAACAACTGGCAGTCAATCGACTTCCGCGAGTCCATGAATGCCTTGTTAAGTAAGAAATTGTTAGGACTTGACTCAAGCTATCAACTTCCGACTGTTATCTGGCAGGACAATATCGCACCGCAAAGATGGCAAGATCTTGATAACTTTGGCAAGCAGGATGAACTGCATACCTTCTCTCTTGGAACTGAAGAAAAAGTGATTCAAAACCAGTATGATCAAAAAGATTTTGATCGTTATGGTAAGACTTACCAGTCCTTCAACACCGAACTTTACCAAGGAAAAGCCAATCAGATCACCATTGACCTTCCAGTAAGTCAAGACCTTCACTTAAATGGGCGAGTGGAGCTGAAACTTCGTGTCAAATCAAGTACGAACAAAGGCTTATTATCAGCCCAATTGTTAGAACTTGGACAAAAGAAATATCTGCAGCCTTATCCAGCTGTTTTAAGTGCTAGAACCATTGATAATGGTCGTTACCACATGTTAGAAAATCTCTGTGAACTACCATTCAACCCAAGTGACCAACGTGTCATCACCAAAGGCTACCTTAATCTTCAAAATCGAACCAATCTCTTGACGATTGAAGAAATCCAACCAAATGAATGGATGGACTTCAAACTAGAGCTTCAACCAACTATCTACAAACTTAAAGAAGGAGATACTCTCCGTTTGGTTCTCTATACAACAGACTTTGAGATTACAATTCGAGATAATACTGACTATCAATTGACTGTTGATTTAGCACAGTCTACTCTTATCCTACCTTGTCAAAAGGTATAA
- the dnaG gene encoding DNA primase, giving the protein MVDKQVIEEIKNNANIVEVIGDVISLQKAGRNYLGLCPFHGEKTPSFNVVEDKQFYHCFGCGRSGDVFKFIEEYQGVSFMEAVQLLGERVGIQLAMPVQSRPQQASPHQALYDMHEEAARFYHAILMTTKMGEEARAYLYKRGLTDDVLKHFQIGLAPAERTYLYQRLADKFEEKDLLDSGLFYLSDGNQFYDTFFGRIIFPLTNDKGQVIAFSGRIWQETDSQTAKYKNSRSTAIFNKSYELYHLDKAKKGTGKVTELYLMEGFMDVIAAYRAGIENAVASMGTALSKEHVDHLKRFTKKIVLSYDGDKAGQAATAKALEELKDFSVEVVRVPDAMDPDEYLQKNSTEDLAYLLTKTRISPIEFYIHQLKPENSDNLQAQIEFIEKIAPLIAKEKSITAQNSYIHILADNLLSFDYQQVEQIVNESRIVQRQERVKEEQPPAAISLPVTRQLTAVMRAEAHLLYRMAENPVVLNDYRLREDFFFDTPEFQILYELLSEQGEIASEELSHQTPEVENAWYHVLSLDLPVEMSPQELAEVEATRNRALLSKDNLRIKKKVQEASHVGDTDTALEELQRLISQKRRME; this is encoded by the coding sequence ATGGTTGACAAGCAAGTCATTGAAGAAATCAAAAACAATGCCAACATTGTGGAAGTCATAGGTGATGTGATTTCTTTACAAAAGGCTGGACGGAACTATTTAGGGCTCTGTCCTTTTCATGGTGAAAAGACCCCCTCTTTCAACGTTGTGGAAGACAAGCAGTTTTATCACTGTTTTGGATGTGGGCGTTCAGGAGATGTCTTTAAGTTTATCGAAGAATACCAAGGCGTGTCCTTCATGGAAGCCGTTCAGCTCTTAGGAGAGCGCGTCGGTATTCAACTAGCTATGCCGGTTCAGTCTCGTCCCCAACAAGCTTCCCCTCATCAAGCTCTATATGATATGCATGAAGAAGCTGCCCGTTTTTACCATGCCATCCTCATGACGACCAAGATGGGAGAAGAAGCAAGGGCTTATCTCTACAAACGCGGATTGACAGATGATGTTCTGAAGCACTTTCAGATTGGGCTAGCTCCAGCAGAGAGAACCTATCTCTACCAACGTTTAGCTGACAAGTTTGAGGAAAAGGATTTATTGGATTCCGGCTTGTTTTATCTGTCAGATGGCAATCAATTTTATGATACTTTTTTTGGACGGATCATCTTTCCTTTGACCAATGACAAGGGGCAGGTTATTGCATTTTCAGGTCGTATCTGGCAAGAAACGGATAGTCAGACTGCCAAGTATAAAAATAGCCGTTCAACTGCAATTTTTAACAAGAGTTACGAATTGTATCATTTGGACAAGGCAAAAAAGGGAACAGGTAAGGTTACAGAGCTCTATCTGATGGAAGGCTTCATGGATGTGATTGCAGCCTACCGTGCTGGTATAGAAAATGCTGTAGCTTCCATGGGAACAGCCTTAAGCAAGGAGCATGTTGACCACCTCAAACGCTTTACCAAAAAAATTGTTCTCAGCTATGATGGCGACAAGGCAGGGCAGGCAGCAACAGCCAAGGCTTTAGAGGAGTTAAAAGACTTTTCAGTGGAGGTTGTTCGAGTACCTGATGCCATGGACCCAGATGAGTATTTGCAAAAGAATTCTACTGAAGACCTGGCTTACCTTTTAACCAAGACCCGGATTAGTCCTATAGAGTTCTATATTCACCAGCTCAAGCCAGAAAATAGTGATAACTTACAGGCGCAAATTGAGTTCATTGAAAAGATTGCGCCCCTAATCGCCAAGGAAAAGTCTATCACTGCCCAGAATTCTTATATCCACATTCTGGCGGATAATCTACTTTCTTTTGATTACCAGCAGGTGGAACAGATAGTAAATGAAAGTCGCATTGTTCAGAGGCAGGAAAGAGTTAAAGAGGAGCAACCTCCAGCAGCGATTAGTTTGCCTGTAACGCGCCAACTGACAGCAGTCATGAGAGCAGAGGCACATCTCCTCTATAGGATGGCTGAGAACCCAGTTGTTTTGAATGACTATCGATTAAGAGAAGATTTTTTCTTTGATACCCCAGAATTTCAGATTCTTTACGAATTATTAAGTGAGCAGGGAGAAATCGCCTCAGAGGAGCTTTCTCATCAGACACCTGAAGTTGAAAATGCTTGGTACCACGTGCTTAGCTTGGATTTGCCAGTTGAGATGTCGCCCCAAGAGCTAGCGGAAGTCGAAGCGACTCGAAACCGTGCCCTCCTCAGCAAGGACAACTTAAGAATTAAAAAGAAAGTGCAGGAAGCTAGTCATGTAGGAGATACAGACACAGCCTTGGAAGAATTGCAACGATTGATTTCCCAAAAGAGAAGAATGGAGTAA
- a CDS encoding glycosyltransferase family 4 protein, with product MRIGLFTDTYFPQVSGVATSIRTLKTELEKQGHAVFIFTTTDKDVNRYEDWQIIRIPSVPFFAFKDRRFAYRGFTKALEIAKQYQLDIIHTQTEFSLGLLGIWIARELKIPVIHTYHTQYEDYVHYIAKGMLIRPSMVKYLVRGFLHDVDGVICPSEIVRDLLSKYKVKVEKRVIPTGIELAKFERPEIKDENLQELRSKLGIQEGEKMLLSLSRISYEKNIQAVLAAFAQVLKEEDKVKLVVAGDGPYLDSLKEQAGKLNIQKHVIFTGMIAPSETALYYKAADFFISASTSETQGLTYLESLASGTPVIAHGNPYLENLINDKMFGTLYYGERELAGAILEALIATPDMSEQKLADKLYEISAENFGKRVHEFYLDAIISNNFEHELHDGQPVTQRFLKTILYLPQQAVTSPVKESKRILRASRKQLSSIRDYWRDEFK from the coding sequence ATGCGAATTGGTTTATTTACAGATACCTATTTCCCTCAGGTTTCCGGGGTCGCGACTAGTATTCGGACTTTGAAAACTGAGCTTGAAAAGCAGGGGCATGCAGTTTTTATCTTTACAACAACTGATAAAGATGTGAATCGATACGAGGATTGGCAAATTATTCGCATTCCGAGTGTCCCTTTCTTTGCATTTAAGGATCGACGATTTGCCTACCGAGGTTTTACAAAGGCGCTTGAAATTGCCAAGCAGTATCAACTCGATATTATTCATACCCAGACAGAATTTTCTCTTGGTTTGTTAGGGATTTGGATTGCTAGAGAATTGAAAATTCCAGTTATTCATACCTACCATACCCAGTATGAAGACTATGTGCATTACATTGCTAAGGGCATGCTAATTCGTCCGAGTATGGTAAAATATTTGGTGCGTGGCTTCCTTCATGATGTAGATGGCGTGATTTGCCCTAGTGAGATTGTTCGTGACCTTTTATCTAAATACAAAGTCAAGGTTGAAAAGCGTGTCATCCCAACTGGAATTGAGCTGGCTAAGTTTGAACGACCTGAGATCAAAGACGAAAACTTACAAGAGCTTCGTTCGAAGTTAGGTATTCAGGAAGGCGAGAAAATGCTACTGAGCCTTTCGCGTATTTCTTATGAGAAGAATATCCAAGCAGTCTTAGCTGCCTTTGCGCAGGTTTTGAAAGAAGAAGACAAGGTGAAGTTGGTTGTTGCTGGAGACGGACCTTATCTGGATAGTCTGAAAGAACAAGCAGGGAAATTAAACATACAAAAACATGTGATTTTTACAGGTATGATTGCTCCAAGTGAGACAGCCTTGTACTATAAGGCAGCTGATTTCTTTATTTCAGCCTCTACGAGTGAAACTCAGGGTTTAACCTATCTAGAAAGTCTAGCCAGTGGAACGCCTGTTATTGCTCATGGCAATCCCTATCTTGAAAATCTGATCAATGATAAAATGTTTGGGACCCTCTACTATGGAGAACGAGAGCTTGCAGGAGCTATCCTTGAAGCTTTGATCGCTACTCCTGATATGTCTGAACAAAAGTTGGCGGATAAGTTGTACGAGATTTCGGCTGAAAATTTTGGGAAACGAGTACATGAGTTTTACCTTGATGCCATTATCTCAAATAACTTTGAACATGAGCTACATGATGGACAACCTGTCACTCAGCGCTTTTTAAAAACGATTCTCTATCTACCTCAACAGGCTGTTACAAGCCCAGTAAAAGAATCCAAGCGTATTTTAAGAGCGTCTCGAAAACAATTGTCTAGCATCAGAGATTATTGGAGAGACGAATTCAAATAA
- the rpoD gene encoding RNA polymerase sigma factor RpoD: MATKQKEVTTFDVQVADFIRNHKKTGTATDDEINSSLVIPFTLDADGIEDLLQRIQDAGISITDNEGNPSARVLSAEEEPELSDEDLIGSTSAKVNDPVRMYLKEIGVVPLLTNEEEKELALAVEAGDIEAKQRLAEANLRLVVSIAKRYVGRGMQFLDLIQEGNMGLMKAVDKFDYSKGFKFSTYATWWIRQAITRAIADQARTIRIPVHMVETINKLVREQRNLLQELGQDPTPEQIAERMDMTPDKVREILKIAQEPVSLETPIGEEDDSHLGDFIEDEVIENPVDYTTRIVLREQLDEVLDTLTDREENVLRLRFGLDDGKMRTLEDVGKVFNVTRERIRQIEAKALRKLRQPSRSKPLRDFIED; the protein is encoded by the coding sequence ATGGCAACAAAACAAAAAGAAGTAACGACATTTGATGTGCAAGTAGCAGACTTTATCCGTAACCACAAAAAAACAGGAACAGCAACAGATGACGAAATCAATTCAAGTCTGGTTATTCCTTTCACCCTCGATGCAGACGGCATTGAAGACCTTTTGCAACGGATTCAGGATGCTGGAATTTCTATCACAGATAATGAAGGAAATCCAAGTGCGCGTGTTCTTAGTGCAGAAGAAGAACCAGAACTCAGTGATGAGGACCTGATTGGCTCAACTTCTGCCAAGGTTAATGACCCTGTCCGTATGTATTTGAAGGAAATTGGGGTTGTTCCTCTCTTGACAAATGAAGAGGAAAAAGAATTGGCCCTAGCAGTTGAGGCTGGTGATATCGAAGCCAAACAACGTCTTGCAGAAGCCAACCTTCGTTTGGTAGTTTCTATCGCTAAGCGCTACGTAGGGCGTGGCATGCAGTTTCTTGACTTGATTCAAGAAGGAAACATGGGCTTGATGAAGGCCGTGGACAAGTTTGACTATTCAAAAGGATTTAAGTTTTCTACGTATGCAACTTGGTGGATTCGTCAGGCAATCACTCGTGCCATCGCTGACCAGGCCCGCACTATCCGTATCCCTGTCCACATGGTAGAAACCATTAACAAGCTTGTCCGTGAACAGCGGAATCTCCTTCAAGAATTGGGTCAAGATCCAACTCCTGAACAAATCGCTGAGCGTATGGATATGACACCTGACAAGGTGCGTGAAATCTTGAAAATCGCTCAAGAACCAGTATCACTTGAAACACCGATTGGTGAAGAGGACGATAGCCATCTTGGGGACTTTATCGAAGACGAAGTGATTGAAAATCCAGTAGACTACACAACTCGTATCGTTTTGCGTGAGCAGTTGGATGAGGTTTTGGATACTCTCACAGACCGTGAAGAAAACGTCTTGCGCTTGCGCTTCGGGCTAGATGATGGGAAAATGCGTACTCTTGAAGATGTTGGGAAAGTCTTTAACGTGACTCGTGAGCGTATCCGTCAGATCGAGGCCAAGGCTTTGAGAAAATTGCGCCAACCAAGTCGCAGCAAACCCCTTCGTGATTTTATTGAAGACTAA
- a CDS encoding glycosyltransferase family 4 protein: MENEKLRINMLSSSEKVAGQGVSGAYRELVSLLHRDAKDQLIVTENLPVEADVTHFHTIDFPYYLSTFQKKRSGRKIGYVHFLPDTLEGSLKIPFFLKGIVKRYVFSFYNRMEHLVVVNPMFIEDLVAAGIPREKVTYIPNFVNKEKWHPLPAEQVAQLRKEMDLAEDQFVVIGAGQVQKRKGIDDFIRLAEELPEITFIWAGGFSFGGMTDGYERYKKIMDKPPENLIFPGIVSPERMRELYAMADLFLLPSYNELFPMTILEAASCEAPIMLRDLDLYKVILDGNYRATSDVSEMREAILEYKNDPEALKDLKEKAREISKEYSEEHLLEIWLKFYREQAALGKK; this comes from the coding sequence ATGGAAAACGAAAAATTGCGTATTAATATGCTAAGTTCAAGTGAAAAAGTAGCTGGTCAAGGAGTGTCAGGAGCTTATCGAGAATTGGTTAGTCTCCTTCACCGCGATGCCAAAGACCAGTTGATTGTTACAGAGAATCTTCCTGTAGAGGCAGATGTAACTCATTTTCACACCATTGATTTCCCTTATTATTTATCTACTTTCCAAAAGAAACGCTCTGGGAGAAAAATTGGCTATGTGCATTTTTTGCCTGATACGCTTGAGGGGAGTTTGAAGATTCCATTTTTCCTAAAAGGAATTGTCAAACGCTATGTTTTTTCCTTTTACAACCGAATGGAACACTTGGTGGTGGTCAATCCCATGTTTATCGAGGATTTGGTGGCTGCTGGTATTCCGCGTGAAAAAGTAACTTATATTCCAAACTTTGTAAACAAAGAAAAATGGCATCCATTACCAGCTGAACAGGTTGCACAACTCCGGAAGGAAATGGATCTTGCGGAAGATCAGTTTGTCGTAATCGGTGCGGGTCAAGTTCAGAAACGTAAAGGAATTGATGATTTTATTCGTCTTGCTGAGGAATTGCCAGAAATTACCTTTATCTGGGCAGGTGGTTTTTCATTTGGTGGGATGACAGATGGTTATGAACGCTACAAGAAGATAATGGACAAGCCACCTGAAAATCTTATTTTCCCTGGGATTGTGTCACCCGAACGGATGCGGGAGCTTTACGCTATGGCGGATCTATTCTTGCTACCAAGTTACAATGAATTATTCCCTATGACCATCTTAGAGGCCGCTAGTTGCGAGGCTCCTATTATGTTAAGAGATTTGGATCTGTATAAGGTTATTCTTGATGGGAATTATCGTGCTACAAGTGATGTTTCCGAGATGAGAGAAGCAATCCTAGAATACAAGAATGACCCTGAAGCCTTAAAGGACTTGAAAGAAAAAGCTCGCGAGATCTCCAAAGAGTACTCTGAGGAGCATTTGTTGGAAATCTGGTTAAAATTTTATCGAGAACAGGCTGCTTTGGGCAAAAAGTGA